The following proteins come from a genomic window of Sulfitobacter indolifex:
- a CDS encoding NAD(P)H-dependent flavin oxidoreductase — protein sequence MRDDSHLPQALRGLRLPLVASPMFILSGPELVIAQCKAGIVGSFPALNAREAEGEPPLLDAWLRQITEALDKHNQENPDRPAAPFAVNQIVHRSNARLERDLEICVKHKVPIWITSLGARVEVNEAAHSCGGVVLHDIINNRFARKAIEKGADGLIAVAAGAGGHAGPQSPFALIREIREWFNGPLLLSGALATGEGLLAARAMGADLGYMGSAFIATQEANAVPGYKDMIVSGGADDIVTSSLFTGVSGNYLRPSIVAAGLDPDNLPSADASSMNFGSGSSKPKAWKEIWGAGQGIGAVKQIGGVAELVDRIEAEYRAAGARLAAEFSQ from the coding sequence ATGCGTGACGACAGCCATTTACCCCAAGCCCTGCGCGGTCTGCGCCTGCCGCTGGTCGCATCGCCCATGTTCATCCTGTCGGGTCCGGAACTGGTCATTGCGCAGTGTAAGGCAGGCATCGTCGGGTCGTTCCCGGCGCTGAACGCGCGGGAGGCGGAGGGCGAGCCGCCGCTGCTCGACGCATGGCTGCGCCAGATCACCGAAGCTCTGGATAAGCATAATCAAGAGAACCCCGATCGGCCTGCGGCGCCCTTTGCGGTGAACCAGATTGTGCACCGCTCCAACGCGCGGTTGGAGCGTGACCTTGAGATTTGTGTAAAACATAAAGTGCCGATTTGGATCACTTCGCTTGGTGCACGGGTGGAGGTGAATGAGGCCGCGCATTCCTGTGGCGGTGTGGTGCTGCATGACATCATCAACAACCGCTTCGCCCGCAAGGCGATTGAGAAAGGCGCGGATGGGCTGATCGCCGTGGCCGCCGGGGCCGGGGGGCACGCGGGGCCGCAGTCGCCCTTTGCGCTGATCCGTGAAATCCGTGAATGGTTCAATGGCCCGCTTCTGCTCTCGGGGGCTTTGGCCACCGGCGAGGGACTTTTGGCGGCGCGGGCCATGGGGGCGGATTTGGGCTATATGGGCTCGGCTTTCATCGCCACGCAGGAAGCCAATGCCGTGCCCGGTTACAAAGACATGATCGTTTCGGGCGGGGCGGATGACATCGTGACCTCGTCGCTCTTCACCGGGGTGTCGGGCAACTATCTGCGGCCTTCGATTGTGGCGGCGGGGCTGGACCCTGACAATCTGCCCTCTGCGGACGCCTCTTCGATGAACTTTGGCTCCGGGTCCTCCAAGCCTAAGGCATGGAAGGAAATCTGGGGCGCAGGGCAGGGCATTGGTGCGGTCAAGCAGATCGGCGGGGTGGCTGAACTGGTGGATCGGATCGAAGCGGAATACCGCGCCGCCGGTGCCCGACTGGCCGCGGAGTTTTCGCAATGA
- a CDS encoding phosphotransferase family protein yields MSTDTQTFDEAAVCRWLEENLPGFAGPLEVTKFQAGQSNPTFLLSTPAHDYVLRRKPPGTLLKSAHAVDREFRVQRALADSEVPVARMYLLCEDESVIGSMFYVMDHVPGRNFNDPTLPELTPADRGAVVDEMNGVLAALHEVDIDSVGLSDYGPPGNYFERQVGRWSKQYRASETEPQPDMDALMQRLVEELPEDDGQRTLVHGDYRIDNMIFDTHGTACRAVLDWELSTIGHPFADLAAVIMQWQMPVGAEGRGLAGVDRKALGLPTDAEFIAAYCRRRGLKGIDSFGYYLAFCFFRMAAIIQGVLKRALDGNASNPEYGLKLGQYVPVFARHGLEALDRDA; encoded by the coding sequence ATGAGCACGGACACGCAAACATTTGACGAGGCGGCGGTCTGCCGTTGGCTGGAAGAGAACCTGCCGGGCTTTGCCGGGCCGCTTGAGGTGACCAAATTTCAGGCGGGGCAGTCGAACCCCACCTTCCTGCTTTCGACCCCTGCACATGACTACGTTCTGCGCCGCAAGCCTCCGGGAACGCTGCTGAAATCTGCCCATGCAGTCGACAGGGAGTTTCGGGTGCAGAGGGCATTGGCCGACAGTGAGGTGCCGGTCGCGCGGATGTATCTGCTCTGCGAGGATGAAAGCGTCATCGGCTCGATGTTCTATGTGATGGACCATGTGCCGGGCCGCAATTTCAATGACCCAACCCTGCCGGAACTGACCCCGGCCGATCGCGGCGCGGTGGTGGATGAGATGAACGGCGTGCTGGCTGCGTTGCATGAGGTCGATATCGACTCAGTGGGGTTGTCAGATTACGGCCCCCCCGGCAACTATTTCGAGCGGCAGGTCGGGCGTTGGTCAAAGCAATACCGGGCGTCCGAGACGGAACCCCAGCCTGATATGGATGCGCTGATGCAGCGTCTGGTCGAAGAGTTACCCGAGGACGACGGGCAGCGCACGCTGGTGCATGGCGATTACCGCATCGACAATATGATCTTTGACACTCATGGCACCGCTTGCCGCGCGGTTTTGGATTGGGAGCTTTCGACCATAGGCCACCCCTTTGCCGATCTCGCTGCTGTTATCATGCAATGGCAGATGCCCGTGGGCGCAGAGGGGCGCGGCTTGGCCGGGGTGGACCGCAAGGCGCTTGGTCTGCCGACGGATGCGGAGTTTATCGCCGCCTATTGCCGCCGGCGCGGGCTGAAGGGGATCGATAGCTTCGGCTATTACCTCGCCTTTTGTTTCTTCCGCATGGCGGCGATCATCCAAGGCGTGTTGAAACGCGCGTTGGATGGTAACGCGTCGAACCCCGAATATGGCCTGAAATTAGGGCAATACGTCCCGGTTTTTGCACGCCACGGGCTGGAGGCGCTCGATCGCGACGCTTGA
- a CDS encoding SDR family oxidoreductase: MDIDTIFGLEGKTALITGGATGIGRMAAEALVRAGARVLLASRTGEACEAVAAELNALSARGSAEGFAGDVGSEEGVDALVAQVQARCDRLHILMNNAGVTWGAPLGQFPFAAWDKVMGVNVAGLFDLTQKLLPLLRAGATTDDPARVVNVGSVMGEREMGDGAYSYAASKAAVIHLSKILAKELAGEGITVNALAPGPFVSRMTAFATQDEATRNAVGQDVPLGRVGRDEDIAGCMLFLCGRGGAYVTGAVIPVSGGINVMSGPNIFERALS; encoded by the coding sequence ATGGATATTGACACAATCTTTGGGCTGGAGGGGAAAACCGCGCTGATCACCGGCGGCGCCACGGGGATTGGGCGCATGGCGGCAGAGGCCTTGGTGCGGGCTGGCGCGCGGGTTTTGCTGGCCAGCCGGACGGGAGAGGCCTGCGAAGCGGTGGCGGCAGAGTTGAACGCACTTAGCGCGCGCGGCAGTGCCGAAGGTTTCGCCGGAGATGTCGGCAGCGAAGAGGGCGTCGATGCGCTGGTCGCGCAAGTTCAGGCGCGCTGCGATCGGCTGCATATTCTGATGAACAACGCCGGTGTGACTTGGGGCGCACCGCTGGGGCAATTCCCCTTTGCTGCATGGGACAAAGTCATGGGCGTGAATGTTGCTGGTCTCTTTGACCTGACGCAAAAGTTGCTGCCCCTTCTGCGGGCCGGGGCCACGACAGATGATCCTGCACGGGTTGTAAACGTCGGCTCGGTCATGGGTGAGCGCGAAATGGGGGACGGGGCCTATAGCTATGCCGCGTCCAAAGCGGCTGTGATCCACTTGAGTAAAATTCTCGCTAAGGAATTGGCCGGGGAGGGGATCACCGTGAACGCGCTGGCACCGGGGCCGTTTGTGTCGCGGATGACCGCCTTTGCCACGCAGGATGAGGCAACTCGCAACGCCGTGGGCCAAGACGTGCCGCTTGGCCGCGTTGGCCGAGATGAGGATATCGCGGGCTGCATGCTGTTCCTATGCGGGCGAGGCGGGGCCTATGTTACCGGGGCGGTGATCCCGGTCAGTGGTGGCATCAACGTGATGTCAGGCCCGAATATCTTTGAAAGGGCATTGTCATGA
- a CDS encoding glycosyltransferase family 2 protein: MKICAITMVYRDYWALSQWYAHYSRHLGSEHLYIVAHGHDTKIAELCPRANVITVPRDDLSGFDRIRGHLLNGLQDGLGALYDWVIRTDADELICIDPERFVDFEALFTAQRKADTLFALGLNLFEGIEDAELSENTNVFAHRRHAVFSGHYSKAWAVRRGAHLVRHGVEVAAEHLADAAFTLPKGVYMVHLKYANTAALTEANQHRTEIASGTVKGLPGNIWAKATIDAERFYERMATLPDLEWKRARTKAYRTINRSPIRDAKLNVLRAKSVNFEYRTQLPDWFKDC, encoded by the coding sequence ATGAAGATTTGTGCGATCACAATGGTTTACCGAGACTACTGGGCGTTATCACAATGGTACGCGCATTATTCACGGCACCTTGGTTCGGAACATCTTTATATCGTCGCCCACGGTCATGATACAAAGATTGCTGAATTATGCCCTCGGGCAAATGTGATCACGGTTCCTCGGGATGATCTGTCTGGTTTTGATCGCATTCGTGGGCATTTGCTCAATGGATTGCAGGACGGACTTGGCGCTTTGTATGATTGGGTTATTCGCACAGATGCGGATGAGTTAATCTGCATTGATCCTGAACGCTTTGTGGATTTTGAAGCCTTGTTCACAGCTCAGCGTAAGGCTGACACGCTGTTCGCCCTTGGCCTGAATTTGTTTGAGGGCATTGAGGACGCAGAGCTGTCCGAGAACACAAATGTGTTTGCCCATAGGCGGCATGCAGTTTTCTCTGGACACTATAGCAAAGCTTGGGCGGTAAGACGCGGCGCACATCTTGTACGCCACGGAGTTGAAGTTGCTGCCGAACATTTGGCAGATGCTGCATTCACTTTGCCGAAAGGCGTCTACATGGTTCACCTTAAATACGCGAATACCGCGGCTTTGACTGAGGCGAACCAACACCGCACCGAAATCGCCAGCGGCACAGTCAAAGGTCTGCCTGGTAACATTTGGGCAAAAGCGACAATAGATGCAGAGCGCTTCTACGAACGGATGGCAACCTTGCCTGACCTCGAATGGAAGCGGGCGCGGACGAAAGCCTACCGCACCATCAACCGCAGTCCGATACGGGATGCAAAGTTGAATGTGCTCCGAGCAAAGTCGGTTAACTTTGAGTACCGGACACAACTGCCAGACTGGTTTAAAGACTGCTGA